The proteins below come from a single Carassius carassius chromosome 11, fCarCar2.1, whole genome shotgun sequence genomic window:
- the vil1 gene encoding villin-1, whose product MPQDVKTDVPKVLDKTTPGLQVWRVENMELVPCPPKTYGQFFEGDSYVILYTHKTSNNYTYDLHYWLGNATSQDEQGAAAIYTTQMDEHLGGAAVQHRETQGHESATFQGYFKQGIIYKKGGVASGMKQVETNTYNIRRLLHVKGNKHVVAGEVEMSWNSFNQGDVFLLDLGSLLIQWNGPKSNRMERLRGMNLAKDIRDRERGGRAQVTVVEGDDEKSSGEAMKLMSQALGERKHIKDAIPDNIVDEKLKTAIKLFHISDAQGNLVVQEVAVKPLTQDLLKTEDCYLLDQGGIKIFIWKGKKASKTERAESLKKAEAYIKAKGYPSSTYVETVSEGAESSVFKQLFQKWTEKGQTVGLGSTHSPGKIAKVEQVKFDATSMHARPDLAAKQKMVDDGSGEAEVWRIEDNELVPVERKWLGHFYGGDCYLILYKYEVNSKLHYILYMWQGRHASTAELTASAYQAVILDQKYNGEPVQVRVPMGKEPMHLMAIFKGKMIVYEEGSCREGSSHSQPSVRLFHVHGTNEFNTRATEVPPRSSSLNSNDVFVLSTDKCCYLWYGKGCSGDEREMAKTLADIISKREKHVIAEGQEPADFWVNLGGKSQYASSKRLQDENSNITPRLFECSNQTGRFIATEITHFNQDDLDEDDVMLLDIWDQVYLWIGKGTNDTERHEAVVTAQEYLKSHPAGRDLDTPILVVKQGFEPPTFTGWFHAWDPQKWSGGKSYEQLKAELGDATDLIKITVDLTQPTSNQTNSSSSTQGGNLPLPVTQTFPPEKLVNIQTEDLPDGVDPKRKEDYLSNDDFNLIMGISRIDFYALPSWKQLNLKKEKGLF is encoded by the exons ATGCCACAGGATGTCAAGACCGATGTTCCTAAAGTCCTTGATAAAACCACACCAGGACTTCAGGTGTGGAGAGTGGAG AACATGGAGCTCGTGCCTTGTCCACCTAAAACATATGGCCAGTTTTTTGAAGGAGACAGCTATGTAATACTCTAC aCTCACAAGACCAGCAACAACTACACCTATGACCTCCATTATTGGCTGGGCAATGCCACCTCCCAGGATGAGCAAGGAGCAGCAGCGATATACACCACGCAGATGGATGAACACCTAGGGGGCGCTGCTGTGCAGCATCGTGAAACCCAGGGCCATGAGAGCGCCACTTTCCAAGGATACTTTAAACAGGGCATCAT ATACAAAAAAGGTGGAGTCGCATCTGGGATGAAACAAGTGGAGACAAACACATACAACATTCGCAGACTGCTGCATGTTAAGGGAAATAAGCATGTGGTTGCAGGAGAG GTGGAAATGAGCTGGAACAGCTTTAATCAAGGTGATGTGTTCCTGCTGGACCTGGGGAGCCTGCTCATTCAGTGGAATGGGCCCAAGAGTAACCGAATGGAGAGGTTGAGG GGAATGAACCTAGCAAAGGACATTCGTGATCGAGAGAGGGGTGGTCGAGCACAAGTGACTGTAGTGGAAGGAGATGATGAGAAATCTTCAGGGGAAGCAATGAAATTGATGAGTCAGGCACTGGGAGAGAGAAAACACATCAAAGATGCCATCCCAGATAATATTGTGGATGAGAAACTCAAGACTGCCATTAAACTCTTTCA TATTTCAGATGCTCAGGGTAACCTTGTAGTGCAGGAGGTGGCAGTGAAACCTCTCACACAAGACCTACTGAAAACTGAG GACTGCTATCTGCTGGATCAAGGCGGAATAAAGATCTTTATCTGGAAGGGCAAAAAGGCATCAAAAACTGAGAGAGCAGAATCTCTGAAGAAAGCAGAG GCCTACATAAAGGCAAAAGGATATCCTTCATCCACCTATGTAGAGACAGTAAGTGAAGGAGCAGAATCATCAGTGTTCAAGCAACTCTTTCAGAAGTGGACAGAAAAGGGACAGACAGTTGGATTGGGCTCCACTCACAGTCCAGGAAAAATAG CCAAGGTTGAGCAAGTTAAGTTTGACGCCACCTCAATGCATGCCAGACCTGACTTGGCTGCAAAGCAGAAAATGGTAGATGATGGGTCGGGCGAAGCTGAG GTATGGAGGATAGAGGACAATGAGCTTGTCCCTGTGGAGAGGAAGTGGCTTGGCCACTTCTATGGTGGGGACTGTTACCTCATTCTCtacaaatatgaagtaaacagCAAACTACACTACATTCTGTACATGTGGCAA GGCCGCCATGCAAGCACAGCGGAGCTGACAGCCTCTGCATATCAGGCTGTGATCCTGGACCAGAAGTACAATGGGGAACCAGTGCAGGTCCGTGTTCCTATGGGAAAGGAGCCTATGCACCTAATGGCCATTTTCAAGGGCAAAATGATTGTTTATGAG GAAGGAAGTTGCAGAGAAGGCTCCTCCCATTCTCAGCCGTCAGTAAGACTGTTTCATGTCCATGGAACAAATGAGTTCAACACACGTGCCACTGAGGTGCCTCCGCGCTCATCTTCTCTGAACTCCAACGATGTGTTTGTGCTCAGCACAGATAAGTGCTGCTACCTGTGGTATGGCAAG GGCTGCAGTGGAGATGAGAGAGAGATGGCCAAAACGCTGGCTGACATCATCTCTAAGAGGGAGAAGCATGTTATTGCAGAGGGTCAGGAACCAGCTGACTTCTGGGTTAACCTTGGTGGAAAGTCTCAGTATGCCAGCAGCAAAAG ACTTCAGGATGAGAACTCCAATATCACACCCCGGTTGTTTGAGTGCTCCAACCAGACGGGTCGCTTTATAGCGACAGAGATTACACACTTTAACCAAGATGACCTGGATGAGGATGACGTGATGTTGCTGGACATCTGGGATCAG GTTTACCTGTGGATCGGCAAAGGTACCAATGACACAGAGAGGCATGAAGCAGTGGTTACAGCACAGGAATATCTAAAATCCCATCCCGCAGGGCGTGATCTGGATACGCCTATCCTAGTGGTGAAGCAAGGCTTTGAGCCGCCCACTTTTACAGGCTGGTTCCACGCCTGGGACCCACAAAAGTGGAGT GGTGGGAAATCGTATGAACAGCTTAAAGCAGAACTTGGGGATGCAACTGATCTCATCAAAATTACTGTG GATCTCACCCAGCCAACCTCAAACCAAACCAACTCAAGTAGCTCCACTCAAGGAGGTAACTTGCCCCTTCCTGTCACACAAACCTTTCCTCCAGAGAAGCTGGTGAACATTCAGACAGAAGACCTGCCTGATGGAGTCGACCCCAAAAGAAAAGAG GACTATCTCTCAAATGATGATTTTAATCTGATCATGGGGATTTCTCGGATTGATTTCTATGCTCTGCCGTCCTGGAAGCAGCTGAACCTGAAGAAAGAAAAGGGCCTGTTTTAG